The Aliiroseovarius pelagivivens genome contains a region encoding:
- a CDS encoding methylated-DNA--[protein]-cysteine S-methyltransferase, with product MTPTEDSYHYNVIRRAIEEIDAAGGKTLALDALAAKMDMSPSHFQRVFSRWVGVSPKRYQQFLTLGHAKTLLAERFSTLETAQSVGLSGQGRLHDLFLRWEAMSPGEYANRGKGLTIYWGWFDSPFGASLVMGTERGICGIGFAGETGVEETFEDLISRWPNATFIEDPMFLRPWVLAAYDTELGKDGKTPLHLIGSPLQIKVWEALLSIPSGHVTTYGQIAEKIGQPRAVRAVGTAVGRNPVSWLIPCHRALRKSGALGGYHWGLPVKRALLAWESAELEQERTG from the coding sequence ATGACACCGACTGAAGACAGCTACCACTACAACGTGATCCGGCGTGCGATCGAAGAAATCGACGCAGCAGGAGGAAAGACCCTCGCGCTTGACGCCTTGGCCGCGAAGATGGACATGTCGCCCTCGCATTTTCAGCGCGTGTTCTCGCGCTGGGTTGGAGTATCGCCAAAACGCTATCAACAGTTCCTGACATTGGGCCATGCCAAGACACTGTTGGCCGAGCGGTTTTCAACGCTGGAAACAGCACAGTCGGTTGGTCTGTCGGGTCAGGGCCGTCTGCATGACCTCTTTTTGCGGTGGGAAGCGATGAGCCCCGGCGAATATGCCAATAGGGGTAAAGGTCTGACGATCTATTGGGGTTGGTTTGACAGCCCGTTCGGGGCGTCGCTGGTAATGGGGACCGAGCGGGGCATCTGCGGCATCGGTTTTGCGGGTGAGACAGGCGTCGAGGAAACCTTCGAGGACCTGATATCGCGCTGGCCCAACGCCACGTTCATCGAAGACCCGATGTTCCTGCGACCGTGGGTTCTGGCCGCGTATGACACGGAATTGGGCAAGGACGGAAAGACACCGCTGCACCTGATCGGTTCGCCCTTGCAGATCAAGGTATGGGAGGCACTTCTGTCGATCCCCTCGGGCCATGTAACCACCTATGGACAAATCGCTGAGAAGATCGGCCAACCCCGCGCCGTGCGTGCCGTGGGCACCGCTGTCGGGCGCAACCCGGTAAGCTGGCTGATCCCGTGCCACCGTGCCCTGCGCAAATCCGGTGCACTGGGGGGATACCATTGGGGCCTGCCAGTAAAGCGCGCATTACTGGCGTGGGAAAGCGCCGAACTGGAACAAGAGCGTACTGGGTAA
- the nth gene encoding endonuclease III, with the protein MAKQLGYHQIREIFERFKEQEAEPKGELEHVNVYTLVVAVALSAQATDVGVNKATRALFKVADTPQKMLDLGLEGLTEHIKTIGLFRQKAKNVMKLSQILVDEYGGEVPNSRAALQSLPGVGRKTANVVLNMWWGVPAQAVDTHIFRVGNRTGIAVGKNVDAVERAIEDNIPADFQHHAHHWLILHGRYTCKARKPMCGNCIIRDLCPFEEKNL; encoded by the coding sequence ATGGCAAAACAACTCGGATATCACCAGATCCGCGAGATCTTTGAGCGCTTCAAAGAACAGGAAGCCGAACCCAAGGGCGAGCTGGAGCATGTAAATGTCTACACGCTGGTCGTAGCGGTGGCCCTGTCGGCACAGGCGACGGACGTGGGCGTGAACAAAGCCACGCGGGCGTTGTTCAAAGTGGCGGACACGCCGCAGAAGATGCTGGATTTGGGCCTTGAGGGGCTGACTGAACATATCAAGACCATCGGGTTGTTTCGCCAAAAGGCGAAGAACGTGATGAAGTTAAGCCAGATCCTTGTCGACGAGTATGGCGGCGAGGTGCCCAATTCTCGTGCCGCGCTTCAGTCGCTGCCGGGTGTGGGGCGCAAGACAGCTAATGTCGTTTTGAACATGTGGTGGGGCGTGCCGGCGCAGGCGGTCGATACGCATATCTTCCGCGTCGGCAATCGCACGGGCATCGCTGTCGGCAAGAACGTCGATGCGGTCGAACGCGCCATCGAAGACAACATCCCCGCAGACTTTCAACACCACGCCCATCACTGGCTGATCCTACATGGGCGCTATACCTGCAAGGCGCGCAAGCCAATGTGCGGAAACTGCATCATTCGGGACCTCTGTCCCTTCGAGGAAAAGAACTTATGA
- a CDS encoding adenosine kinase has translation MTKKYKVVGIGNAVVDVITTADDSFLELMGIEKGIMQLVEKDRAEVLYAAMQDRKQAAGGSVANTIAGIGNLGLTTGFVGRVHEDALGHFYADAMEMDGTRFVNPPVPGGELPTSRSMIFVSPDGERSMNTYLGISAELGPEDVDPEVAADAEIVFLEGYLFDKDKGKEAFIAMARACRAGGGKAGIAISDPFCVERHRTDFLMLIEHELDYVIGNEEELKALFQTDDLEEAMAKTAAICPLVACTRSGDGVTILAGGERVDVPVERIVPVDATGAGDGFAAGFLYGLATGADLRTCGEMGCTVAGEVIRHIGPRADRNLPALFREKGLI, from the coding sequence ATGACGAAAAAGTACAAGGTTGTCGGGATCGGCAACGCGGTTGTGGATGTTATTACCACCGCAGATGACAGCTTTCTGGAACTGATGGGCATTGAAAAAGGCATCATGCAACTGGTCGAAAAGGACCGCGCCGAGGTGCTGTATGCCGCGATGCAAGACCGCAAGCAGGCGGCTGGTGGATCGGTTGCGAACACGATCGCCGGGATTGGTAATCTCGGTCTGACCACAGGGTTTGTCGGCCGCGTGCACGAGGATGCCCTAGGTCATTTCTATGCCGATGCGATGGAGATGGACGGCACCCGCTTTGTGAACCCACCCGTGCCGGGCGGCGAGCTGCCGACTTCGCGGTCGATGATCTTTGTGTCGCCGGATGGCGAGCGGTCGATGAACACCTATCTGGGCATCTCGGCCGAGCTTGGGCCGGAAGATGTGGATCCCGAGGTCGCTGCGGACGCCGAGATCGTGTTTCTGGAAGGCTACCTCTTTGACAAGGACAAAGGGAAAGAGGCGTTCATCGCCATGGCTCGTGCCTGTCGCGCGGGTGGTGGCAAGGCGGGGATCGCGATTTCCGATCCGTTCTGCGTCGAACGTCACCGTACCGACTTCCTGATGCTGATCGAGCACGAACTGGACTATGTGATCGGCAACGAGGAAGAGCTGAAAGCACTGTTCCAAACCGATGATCTGGAAGAGGCAATGGCGAAAACCGCCGCGATCTGCCCGCTGGTGGCCTGCACGCGCTCGGGCGACGGGGTGACGATCCTTGCGGGGGGCGAACGTGTGGACGTGCCGGTTGAGCGCATCGTCCCGGTGGACGCCACTGGGGCAGGTGACGGCTTTGCCGCAGGCTTCCTGTACGGTCTGGCCACCGGTGCTGATCTGCGCACCTGCGGCGAGATGGGCTGCACCGTCGCAGGCGAAGTGATCCGCCATATCGGGCCGCGCGCAGATCGCAACCTGCCAGCGCTGTTCCGCGAAAAGGGACTAATCTAA
- a CDS encoding OsmC family protein translates to MKARVKWAEARTFIGTSGTGHNIVLGTGHDGAGTPGPSPMELLLIGTAGCSAYDVVSILQKQRQRIEDVDVEVDAERAETDPKVFTKIHLHFIVKGRGVSADKVERAISLSVDKYCSASAMMAALANVTHDYEVVDTE, encoded by the coding sequence ATGAAAGCGCGCGTAAAATGGGCCGAGGCCCGTACCTTTATTGGCACCTCTGGCACAGGCCACAACATTGTTCTGGGTACCGGCCATGACGGCGCAGGAACGCCCGGTCCCAGCCCGATGGAACTGTTGCTGATCGGAACTGCGGGCTGTTCGGCCTATGACGTTGTGTCGATCCTGCAAAAACAGCGCCAGCGCATCGAAGATGTCGACGTAGAGGTTGATGCAGAACGCGCCGAAACCGACCCCAAAGTCTTCACTAAGATCCATCTGCACTTCATCGTCAAAGGCCGCGGGGTCAGCGCAGACAAGGTTGAGCGTGCGATTTCGCTGTCGGTGGACAAATACTGTTCTGCTTCGGCGATGATGGCGGCCTTGGCCAACGTCACCCATGACTACGAGGTTGTGGACACCGAATAA
- a CDS encoding sulfotransferase family protein, with amino-acid sequence MGFPGTWMTESESVVYRVVPKCACSTIGQIMFYSDHGEFFDGDIHDSKDRMHKWAQDQSQAQIEANVRDHKSYAFTCVRNPYTRILSSFFDKICGIQRNGRRYRGNLVPLLIQKYGIEVGDPDNGFEFDQIESFRRFLLFARDTIRWRKPMDPDIHWSSMSGHVSTFIVNGGRYDNIVWTEKFNDGMQSVLDAIETPHPVDLAEIPRFNESEGHGPKRAHPVEDYFDDLSMHLVYEIFKKDFELFKYDFENPGNKMPIGEIDLDEIHAKLGD; translated from the coding sequence ATGGGGTTTCCCGGCACCTGGATGACCGAAAGCGAAAGCGTTGTGTATCGCGTGGTCCCAAAATGCGCCTGTTCGACCATCGGGCAAATCATGTTCTACTCGGATCATGGCGAGTTCTTTGATGGCGACATTCACGACAGCAAAGACCGGATGCACAAGTGGGCGCAAGACCAATCGCAGGCACAGATCGAAGCCAATGTGCGCGACCACAAAAGCTATGCGTTTACCTGCGTGCGCAACCCCTACACCCGCATCCTGTCCAGCTTCTTTGACAAGATCTGTGGCATTCAGCGCAATGGCCGTCGTTATCGCGGCAATCTGGTGCCGCTTCTGATTCAGAAATACGGGATCGAGGTGGGTGACCCCGACAATGGGTTTGAATTCGACCAGATCGAAAGCTTCCGACGTTTCCTTCTGTTCGCCCGCGACACGATCCGCTGGCGTAAACCGATGGATCCGGACATTCATTGGTCGTCCATGTCAGGCCACGTCTCGACTTTCATTGTAAATGGCGGTCGCTATGACAACATCGTCTGGACCGAGAAGTTCAACGATGGGATGCAATCTGTTCTGGACGCGATTGAGACCCCACACCCTGTGGATCTGGCTGAAATCCCGCGCTTTAACGAAAGCGAAGGCCACGGTCCCAAGCGTGCACATCCGGTCGAGGACTATTTCGACGATCTGTCGATGCATCTTGTCTATGAGATCTTCAAGAAGGACTTCGAGTTGTTTAAGTACGACTTCGAAAATCCCGGGAACAAGATGCCCATTGGCGAGATCGATCTGGACGAGATCCACGCCAAACTAGGCGACTGA
- a CDS encoding DUF5928 domain-containing protein: MAQIAFILLCHKDPEAIISQARQLTAAGDYMAIHFDARANPTDFQRIQDALRDNQNVTFAKKRIKCGWGEWSLVQASLNAVEAALEAFPRATHFYMLSGDCMAIKSAEFAHDLLDREDVDYIESFDFFESDWIKTGMKEERLIYRHFLNERKHKNLFDASFQLQKKLGLTREIPVDLQVMIGSQWWCLRRRTVEWVMKFCQERKDVMRFFRTTWIPDETFFQTIVRHLVPDEEIRTSTLTFLMFTDYGMPVTFYNDHYDLLLSQDFLFARKISPEAADLKQRLGDLYAAKGVEFQISNEGRSLFRFLTSRGRNGLRFAPRFWEAESSLGRERELLIVVAKKWHVAKRLIHKIKEVTGIETIEYLFDEASCPMPDLGGIQTQMGKRARHRRALMRMLYEYYGTDRMVICMDPKNMEMFQDFFSDRSTARLLEVESIFSDDYLAGHAMRVGLAGKNTPKQSMERLLPTIRADVMHESDRIRDAGFENYYRISEGRDAQENAMALSQFLSISPEQALEIAQTNHLFED; this comes from the coding sequence ATGGCCCAAATCGCCTTCATTTTGCTGTGCCACAAAGACCCTGAGGCCATCATTTCGCAAGCACGGCAATTGACGGCGGCTGGCGACTATATGGCAATCCATTTCGACGCGCGCGCAAACCCCACTGATTTCCAGCGCATTCAGGACGCGCTCAGAGATAATCAAAACGTGACCTTCGCCAAGAAACGCATCAAGTGCGGCTGGGGGGAATGGTCCTTGGTACAGGCGTCTCTGAATGCCGTTGAGGCGGCATTGGAAGCGTTTCCGCGCGCCACGCATTTCTACATGCTGTCTGGTGATTGCATGGCTATCAAATCTGCCGAATTCGCCCATGACCTGCTGGACCGCGAAGATGTGGACTATATCGAGAGCTTCGACTTTTTCGAAAGCGACTGGATCAAGACGGGCATGAAGGAAGAGCGGCTGATCTATCGCCACTTCCTGAACGAACGCAAACACAAGAATCTGTTTGATGCCTCTTTCCAGCTGCAAAAGAAGCTGGGCCTGACGCGCGAAATCCCTGTGGATCTTCAGGTTATGATCGGCAGCCAATGGTGGTGTCTGCGCCGCCGCACCGTCGAATGGGTGATGAAGTTCTGCCAAGAGCGCAAAGACGTGATGCGGTTCTTCCGCACCACTTGGATCCCGGACGAGACGTTCTTTCAGACCATCGTGCGCCATCTGGTGCCGGACGAAGAGATTCGAACCAGCACGCTGACCTTCCTGATGTTCACTGACTATGGGATGCCGGTAACATTCTATAACGACCACTATGACTTGCTTCTCAGTCAGGATTTCCTGTTTGCCCGCAAGATCAGCCCCGAAGCCGCGGATCTTAAGCAGCGGCTGGGCGATCTTTATGCTGCCAAAGGGGTCGAATTTCAGATTTCGAACGAAGGGCGTAGCCTGTTTCGGTTTCTGACCAGCCGAGGACGGAACGGTTTACGGTTCGCGCCGCGGTTCTGGGAGGCGGAATCAAGTCTGGGGCGCGAACGTGAGCTTCTGATTGTCGTGGCCAAGAAGTGGCACGTGGCTAAACGCCTGATCCACAAAATCAAAGAAGTCACCGGCATCGAGACCATCGAATATCTGTTCGACGAGGCCAGCTGTCCGATGCCTGATCTGGGTGGTATCCAGACACAGATGGGCAAACGCGCCCGACACCGTCGCGCTTTGATGCGGATGCTCTACGAGTATTACGGGACAGACCGCATGGTGATCTGCATGGACCCCAAAAATATGGAGATGTTTCAGGATTTCTTCTCGGACCGATCCACCGCGCGTCTGTTGGAAGTCGAAAGTATCTTCTCGGACGACTATCTGGCTGGACACGCAATGCGGGTTGGGCTTGCGGGTAAAAATACGCCCAAGCAGTCGATGGAACGTCTATTGCCCACGATTCGCGCTGACGTGATGCATGAAAGTGACCGGATCCGGGATGCCGGGTTCGAAAACTACTATCGCATCAGTGAAGGGCGGGACGCGCAAGAGAACGCGATGGCTCTGTCACAATTCCTGTCGATCTCGCCCGAGCAAGCGCTTGAGATCGCCCAGACCAATCACCTGTTTGAGGACTGA
- a CDS encoding HIT domain-containing protein, which yields MPYSYDDQNIFAKILRGEIPNDTVYEDDHALAFRDIQPQAPHHVLVIPKGPYVTFDHLATEGSDAEIVGFTRAVGKVCALLGVDPGGDGDGYRMISNAGVHGVQEVPHLHIHILAGRPIGRMVSRAD from the coding sequence ATGCCCTACAGCTATGACGACCAGAACATCTTCGCAAAGATCCTGCGTGGCGAAATCCCGAATGACACCGTGTACGAAGATGACCACGCGCTGGCCTTTCGCGACATCCAGCCACAAGCCCCGCACCATGTGTTGGTGATTCCCAAAGGGCCGTATGTGACCTTCGATCATCTGGCCACCGAAGGTTCGGACGCCGAGATCGTGGGCTTCACCCGCGCCGTGGGAAAGGTCTGCGCGCTTCTAGGCGTTGACCCGGGCGGAGATGGCGACGGGTATCGCATGATCTCGAACGCAGGCGTGCATGGTGTGCAAGAGGTGCCGCATCTGCACATCCATATTCTGGCAGGACGCCCCATTGGACGCATGGTATCGCGCGCAGACTAA
- a CDS encoding zinc-finger domain-containing protein, with the protein MTQPAPETKIVDSYKVSCDGGEGALGHPRVYLQIPTEHGWVECPYCDCKFVHKDHADDDKAA; encoded by the coding sequence ATGACCCAACCGGCTCCTGAAACCAAGATCGTAGACAGCTACAAGGTCTCTTGTGACGGCGGCGAGGGCGCGCTGGGCCATCCGCGCGTCTATCTACAGATCCCGACCGAACATGGCTGGGTGGAATGCCCCTATTGTGATTGCAAGTTCGTGCACAAAGATCACGCCGACGACGACAAAGCCGCCTGA